One Actinospica robiniae DSM 44927 genomic region harbors:
- a CDS encoding GPP34 family phosphoprotein: MLLTVNGARSNRELAELVKALMDWCTEGGYGDLDEVLAQAARRFHITVSDQQRYQVFAAVANALPAGSGHTQDPIADVSAWVAARLPYEPHALYGLLMTSWMDLCAQAEAEATRENEARERGERDPIAEAIRQLTLTGRYYVVAHSGRGKPVLSEAVIGLGLAASAIAELIIAGWIAVEIRTHRFIPPDPTVAAIPGDGETAGPTKPSRAAESVLEDLRARAIPLRDQLTVVAAGVEELVRTELHEAGIINPESRGMLRERVYYAPVQRGLAKAIRALVGGALYSDPIASADAVLAELAIATGLDAKQSGGWDRLGSMNRGDALAKTRRADTAAQLKLLVDLTAAEVDAVVISPGT, from the coding sequence ATGCTGCTGACCGTCAACGGCGCACGCAGCAACAGAGAGCTGGCCGAGCTCGTCAAGGCACTGATGGACTGGTGTACCGAGGGAGGCTACGGCGACCTCGACGAAGTCCTGGCCCAGGCGGCCAGGCGCTTTCACATCACCGTCTCGGACCAGCAGCGCTACCAGGTCTTCGCCGCCGTCGCCAACGCGCTCCCGGCCGGCAGCGGCCACACCCAGGACCCGATCGCCGACGTCAGCGCCTGGGTCGCCGCCCGCCTGCCGTACGAGCCGCACGCCCTCTACGGGCTGCTGATGACGTCCTGGATGGACCTGTGCGCGCAGGCCGAGGCCGAGGCCACCCGGGAGAACGAGGCCCGCGAGCGGGGCGAACGCGACCCGATCGCCGAGGCCATCAGGCAGCTGACTCTCACCGGACGCTATTACGTCGTCGCCCACAGCGGACGAGGCAAGCCGGTGCTGAGCGAGGCGGTGATCGGGCTCGGGCTCGCGGCCAGCGCCATCGCCGAACTCATCATCGCGGGCTGGATCGCGGTGGAGATACGCACCCACCGGTTCATCCCGCCCGACCCGACCGTGGCCGCGATACCCGGCGACGGCGAGACGGCCGGCCCCACCAAGCCGAGCCGCGCCGCCGAGAGCGTGCTCGAAGACCTGCGCGCGCGGGCGATCCCGCTGCGCGACCAGCTCACGGTCGTGGCCGCCGGCGTGGAGGAACTCGTCCGCACCGAACTGCACGAAGCGGGGATCATCAACCCGGAATCGCGCGGCATGCTGCGCGAACGCGTCTACTACGCGCCGGTGCAACGCGGGCTGGCCAAGGCGATCCGCGCCCTCGTCGGCGGGGCCCTGTACTCGGACCCGATCGCCTCCGCCGACGCCGTGCTCGCCGAACTCGCCATCGCCACCGGCCTGGACGCCAAGCAGTCCGGCGGCTGGGACCGGCTGGGTTCGATGAACCGAGGCGACGCCCTCGCCAAGACGCGCCGCGCCGATACCGCGGCTCAGCTCAAACTCCTGGTCGACCTGACCGCCGCCGAAGTGGACGCGGTGGTCATCAGCCCAGGCACGTAA
- a CDS encoding APC family permease: MTPTSPTSAGTGPTGQIPVAARAKKVGVLVVLCTAVASVGPMLVEAGVLPSAFATTGMTNMTITFLIVGLVLAVWVPGYVAMTQYTPTGGAMYAIATEGLGRLVGVPVAFIALLSYGLLQVALYGILGVEMNGFLGAQYNINHSWWFWALLVWVVVTILGQLKLRYVGYFLGLLSLCEIVLSLVLSQRGLAHPAKGGAAHAFIAGHLTLGNLGAATAICVLGFIGFETTAVYTREVENPRRAVTLATYTCLALSAVIYLLAAWAMQAHYGDTVAATAGQQGPDLFFGLGTNTESTIGNWLMLTSLLAALLGYHSGWVRYAFTGARARMLPLSLAATNRSGVAWRASVLQSASGLVCIGATQLFHWDPLYQTFYIGGTAGGFGILVLLAVTAIAIIAFFRRTPHQERVTTALILPAVAAVALVVGVVLVIWHFRIMIGVSSGDATSWLWPVIYLVVAAAGVGWALWAKKYSPSKYSALSSSLVPAPAPAPAAEAVEEASR; encoded by the coding sequence ATGACCCCCACCAGTCCGACCTCGGCCGGCACCGGGCCGACAGGACAGATACCTGTAGCCGCCCGGGCCAAGAAGGTCGGCGTACTCGTAGTCCTCTGCACCGCCGTGGCCAGTGTCGGCCCCATGCTCGTAGAGGCCGGCGTACTGCCCAGCGCCTTCGCCACCACCGGCATGACCAACATGACGATCACGTTCCTCATCGTCGGCCTGGTTCTGGCGGTGTGGGTCCCCGGCTACGTGGCGATGACCCAGTACACCCCGACCGGCGGCGCGATGTACGCGATCGCCACCGAAGGACTCGGCCGCCTCGTCGGCGTCCCGGTCGCCTTCATCGCCCTGCTCTCCTACGGGCTCCTGCAGGTCGCGCTCTACGGCATCCTCGGCGTCGAGATGAACGGATTCCTCGGCGCCCAGTACAACATCAACCACTCCTGGTGGTTCTGGGCCCTGCTCGTCTGGGTCGTGGTGACCATCCTCGGCCAGCTCAAGCTGCGCTACGTCGGATACTTCCTCGGCCTGCTGTCCCTGTGCGAGATCGTGCTCAGCCTCGTGCTCTCCCAGCGCGGCCTCGCGCACCCGGCCAAGGGCGGCGCGGCCCACGCCTTCATCGCCGGCCACCTGACGCTCGGCAACCTCGGCGCCGCCACGGCGATCTGTGTGCTCGGCTTCATCGGCTTCGAGACCACCGCCGTCTACACCCGCGAAGTCGAGAACCCGCGCCGCGCGGTCACCCTCGCCACCTACACCTGCCTCGCGCTGTCCGCGGTCATCTACCTGCTCGCGGCCTGGGCCATGCAGGCCCACTACGGCGACACCGTCGCCGCGACCGCGGGGCAGCAGGGCCCGGACCTCTTCTTCGGCCTGGGCACGAACACTGAGAGCACCATCGGCAACTGGCTGATGCTGACCTCGCTGCTGGCCGCGCTGCTCGGCTACCACAGCGGTTGGGTGCGCTACGCCTTCACCGGCGCCCGCGCCCGGATGCTGCCGCTGAGCCTGGCCGCGACCAACCGCAGCGGAGTGGCCTGGCGCGCCTCGGTCCTGCAGAGCGCCTCCGGCCTCGTGTGCATCGGCGCGACCCAGCTCTTCCACTGGGACCCGCTGTACCAGACCTTCTACATCGGCGGCACCGCCGGCGGCTTCGGCATCCTGGTGCTGCTGGCCGTCACCGCGATCGCGATCATCGCGTTCTTCCGGCGCACCCCGCACCAGGAGCGCGTCACCACCGCGCTCATCCTCCCGGCCGTGGCCGCGGTGGCCCTCGTGGTCGGCGTGGTACTGGTCATCTGGCACTTCCGCATCATGATCGGCGTCAGCTCCGGCGACGCGACGTCCTGGCTGTGGCCGGTCATCTACCTGGTCGTCGCCGCCGCCGGTGTCGGCTGGGCGCTGTGGGCGAAGAAGTACTCGCCGAGCAAGTACAGCGCCCTCTCGTCCTCGCTCGTGCCCGCCCCCGCCCCCGCGCCGGCCGCCGAGGCCGTCGAGGAGGCCAGCCGGTGA
- a CDS encoding TetR/AcrR family transcriptional regulator: MPRAGLTPAAVTRLALELLDESGSESLTLKNVAARAGVATPSLYKHVQSIDHLKDLMAITVLDEAAAEIGAAVMGRSGREALEAFLTAYRGYALRLPHRWSLIEHPASADPAVEAAATRLVEVAYAVVRGFGLADDGLIDAVRTLRAAVTGFIALEQGGGFQLGRDPGESFRYLVSILAAGLAAG; the protein is encoded by the coding sequence ATGCCCCGGGCCGGACTCACCCCCGCCGCCGTCACCCGCCTCGCCCTCGAGCTGCTCGACGAATCAGGCTCCGAATCGCTGACTCTTAAGAATGTCGCCGCCCGGGCCGGAGTAGCCACTCCTTCTTTATACAAGCATGTGCAGAGCATCGATCACCTCAAAGACCTGATGGCGATCACCGTGCTCGACGAGGCGGCGGCGGAGATCGGCGCGGCGGTGATGGGCCGTTCCGGCCGAGAGGCGCTCGAGGCTTTTCTGACCGCCTACCGCGGCTACGCGCTGCGCCTGCCGCACCGGTGGAGCCTGATCGAGCACCCCGCCTCCGCGGACCCGGCAGTCGAAGCGGCGGCCACCCGCCTGGTCGAGGTGGCATACGCCGTCGTACGCGGCTTCGGCCTCGCCGACGACGGGCTCATCGACGCCGTCCGGACCCTGCGTGCCGCCGTGACCGGCTTCATCGCGCTCGAGCAGGGTGGAGGCTTCCAACTCGGCCGCGACCCCGGTGAAAGCTTTCGCTACCTGGTAAGCATCCTGGCGGCCGGCCTGGCGGCCGGCTGA
- a CDS encoding GNAT family N-acetyltransferase: MSSDTPILTAGPDEAPFLAGLVAAAFHHLDAARWQIGDEELRRAVFPGYFQAYVAQAIEHGLVEITEDRSAAALWVVEDGGEQPAPPEPEPHVAAMLGPWAERVAMFDRLLYESLPTPGRPFEHLAILAVLPGRQGKGLGTALLEHRLAHLDREGIPAYLEASEANTRRIYLNYGFVDHGEPIRFPDGPTMYPMWREPVAL, translated from the coding sequence GTGAGCTCCGACACGCCGATCCTGACGGCCGGACCCGACGAGGCTCCGTTCCTCGCCGGGCTCGTCGCAGCGGCTTTCCATCACCTGGACGCCGCCCGCTGGCAGATCGGCGACGAGGAACTGCGCCGCGCCGTGTTCCCCGGCTACTTCCAGGCCTACGTCGCGCAGGCGATCGAGCACGGCCTCGTCGAGATCACCGAGGACCGGTCGGCGGCGGCGCTGTGGGTGGTCGAGGACGGCGGGGAGCAGCCGGCTCCGCCGGAGCCCGAGCCGCACGTGGCGGCGATGCTCGGCCCCTGGGCCGAACGCGTCGCCATGTTCGACCGCCTCCTGTACGAGAGCCTGCCCACGCCCGGCCGCCCCTTCGAGCACCTCGCGATCCTCGCCGTGCTCCCCGGACGGCAGGGCAAGGGCCTCGGCACGGCGCTGCTCGAGCACCGGCTCGCCCACCTCGACCGGGAGGGCATCCCGGCGTACCTCGAGGCCAGCGAGGCCAACACGCGCCGGATCTACCTGAACTACGGGTTCGTCGACCACGGAGAGCCGATCCGGTTCCCCGACGGCCCGACGATGTACCCGATGTGGCGTGAGCCGGTGGCGCTCTAG
- a CDS encoding DEAD/DEAH box helicase, which translates to MTEPVELAVAEAEPAAEPEGVPFAELEVPRALLEVLKEAGVTRAFPIQAATIPDALAGKDVLGRGRTGSGKTLAFGLPTLSRLEGLRARPHKPLALVLVPTRELAMQVEESLRPYARALHLRIRSVFGGAPMRKQIDGLRYGVEVLVATPGRLSDLIERGECELGDVDIAILDEADQMCDMGFLPHVCELMDQVVAGGQRLLFSATLDGAVDEIVTKYMKDPVLHEVDPQAGVVSTMSHHLLLVTPQHKARVAAQIAGRHSGGAAAEARSIFFVRTQLAADRVTEQFRERGLAAAALHGGMTQVARTKTLEDFKDGRTPVLIATDVAARGIHVDGVDLVVHVDPPRDSKDYLHRAGRTARAGQAGIVASLILPKQARQAERLMRDAGVEAESLDVAPIGTGGRWEKAAAALAGLTAAQEVPEPGDVPVFTLPVRERGRRDDRGFGDRGRRDGYGGGGDFRGRREDRGGYGDRPRRDDRGNFARRERDDRGGFGNRDDRGGFPRRDRDERGGGFRRDDSRGGFNGSSRDGREHRDRFAGRGA; encoded by the coding sequence ATGACCGAGCCGGTTGAGCTCGCCGTGGCCGAGGCCGAGCCGGCGGCGGAGCCCGAGGGCGTGCCGTTCGCGGAGCTGGAAGTGCCGCGCGCGCTGCTCGAGGTGCTTAAGGAAGCCGGGGTGACCAGAGCGTTCCCGATTCAGGCCGCGACGATTCCGGACGCGCTGGCGGGTAAGGACGTGCTGGGCCGCGGGCGTACCGGGTCGGGTAAGACGCTGGCGTTCGGTCTGCCGACGCTGTCCCGGCTGGAGGGCCTGCGGGCCCGTCCGCACAAGCCGCTGGCGCTGGTGCTGGTGCCGACGCGTGAGCTGGCGATGCAGGTGGAGGAGTCGCTGCGGCCTTATGCCAGGGCTCTGCATCTGCGGATCCGCTCGGTGTTCGGCGGTGCGCCGATGCGCAAGCAGATCGACGGGCTGCGCTACGGGGTCGAGGTTCTGGTGGCGACGCCGGGCCGGCTCTCCGACCTGATCGAGCGGGGCGAGTGCGAGCTCGGCGATGTGGACATCGCGATCCTGGACGAGGCGGATCAGATGTGCGATATGGGCTTCCTGCCGCATGTCTGCGAGCTGATGGACCAGGTGGTGGCGGGCGGCCAGCGGCTGCTGTTCTCGGCGACGCTGGACGGTGCGGTCGACGAGATCGTGACCAAGTACATGAAGGACCCGGTGCTGCACGAGGTGGACCCGCAGGCCGGCGTGGTCTCCACGATGAGCCACCACCTGCTGCTCGTGACCCCGCAGCACAAGGCGCGCGTCGCGGCTCAGATCGCGGGCCGGCACTCCGGCGGGGCCGCGGCGGAGGCTCGTTCGATCTTCTTCGTGCGCACGCAGCTGGCGGCGGACCGGGTGACCGAGCAGTTCCGCGAGCGCGGGCTGGCGGCGGCTGCGCTGCACGGCGGTATGACGCAGGTGGCGCGGACCAAGACGCTGGAGGACTTCAAGGACGGGCGTACGCCGGTCCTGATCGCGACGGACGTGGCGGCGCGCGGTATCCACGTGGACGGCGTGGACCTCGTGGTGCACGTGGACCCGCCGCGGGACTCGAAGGACTACCTGCACCGTGCGGGCCGTACCGCGCGGGCGGGCCAGGCCGGGATCGTCGCGTCGCTGATCCTGCCGAAGCAGGCGCGGCAGGCGGAGCGTTTGATGCGGGACGCCGGCGTGGAGGCGGAGAGCCTCGACGTGGCGCCGATCGGCACGGGTGGCAGGTGGGAGAAGGCCGCCGCCGCGCTGGCCGGCCTGACGGCCGCTCAGGAGGTTCCGGAGCCGGGCGACGTGCCGGTCTTCACGCTGCCGGTGCGGGAGCGGGGGCGCCGGGACGACCGGGGCTTCGGCGACCGGGGCCGGCGGGACGGGTACGGCGGCGGCGGCGACTTCCGCGGGCGGCGCGAGGACCGCGGCGGCTACGGGGACCGGCCGCGCCGGGACGACCGCGGGAACTTCGCCCGGCGCGAGCGGGACGACCGCGGCGGGTTCGGGAACCGTGACGACCGTGGCGGCTTCCCGCGGCGGGACCGAGACGAGCGCGGCGGCGGCTTCCGTCGCGACGACTCGCGCGGCGGCTTCAACGGGAGCTCGCGGGACGGCCGCGAGCACCGGGACCGGTTCGCCGGACGGGGCGCCTGA
- the fahA gene encoding fumarylacetoacetase, translating to MTDSWLDTPEHLGFGLDNLPYGVVADGQTPPQPAVAIGTHALPLGAATEAGLFDTAVPDPGILTTPNLDRLLAAGPAVWSSVRARATELLGNRANAGAVRPLLLPLPRMATPLPFTVADYVDFYSSRDHAENLGRILRPNSEPLLPNWTHLPIGYHGRSGTIVVSGTPITRPHGQRVPTPGAEPVFGPTIRLDIEAEVGFVVGVPTRLGQSVSVDEFSDHVFGAVLVNDWSARDIQAWEYQPLGPFLGKSFATSVSPWIVPLDALAEARVAPPPQNPAPLPHLLGDHWGYNLTLQVELNGTVVSRPPFAGLYWTPAQQLAHLTSNGASLRTGDLYASGTVSGPDPTQRGSLIELTWNGTEPLHLADGSTRTFLADGDTVVLTATAPGRGGTRIGFGAVTGTIQSR from the coding sequence ATGACAGACAGCTGGCTCGATACTCCCGAGCACCTCGGCTTCGGCCTCGACAACCTCCCTTACGGAGTGGTCGCCGACGGCCAGACCCCGCCCCAGCCCGCCGTCGCCATCGGCACCCACGCGCTCCCCCTCGGCGCCGCCACCGAAGCAGGCCTTTTCGACACCGCGGTGCCCGACCCCGGCATTCTCACCACCCCGAATCTCGACCGCCTGCTCGCCGCCGGGCCCGCCGTCTGGAGCAGCGTCCGGGCCCGCGCCACCGAACTGCTCGGCAACCGTGCCAACGCCGGCGCCGTACGGCCCCTGCTGCTCCCGCTGCCGCGGATGGCCACGCCGTTGCCGTTCACCGTCGCCGACTACGTCGACTTCTACTCCTCCCGCGACCACGCGGAGAACCTCGGCCGCATCCTGCGCCCCAACAGCGAGCCGCTGCTGCCCAACTGGACGCACCTGCCCATCGGTTACCACGGCCGCTCCGGCACCATCGTCGTCTCCGGCACCCCGATCACCCGCCCGCACGGCCAGCGCGTGCCCACTCCCGGCGCCGAGCCCGTCTTCGGCCCCACCATCCGCCTCGACATCGAAGCCGAGGTCGGCTTCGTCGTCGGCGTCCCCACCCGGCTCGGCCAGAGCGTCAGCGTGGACGAGTTCTCCGACCACGTCTTCGGCGCCGTCCTGGTCAACGACTGGTCCGCCCGCGACATCCAGGCCTGGGAGTACCAGCCGCTCGGCCCCTTCCTCGGCAAATCCTTCGCCACCTCGGTCTCCCCGTGGATAGTTCCGCTCGACGCGCTCGCCGAAGCCCGCGTCGCCCCGCCCCCGCAGAACCCGGCCCCGCTGCCGCACCTGCTCGGCGACCACTGGGGCTACAACCTGACCCTCCAGGTCGAGCTCAACGGCACCGTCGTCTCCCGGCCCCCGTTCGCCGGCCTGTACTGGACCCCCGCCCAGCAACTCGCCCACCTGACCAGCAACGGCGCGAGCCTGCGCACCGGCGACCTGTACGCCTCAGGCACCGTCTCCGGCCCCGACCCCACCCAGCGCGGCTCCCTGATCGAGCTCACCTGGAACGGCACCGAGCCGCTCCACCTGGCCGACGGCTCCACCCGCACGTTCCTCGCCGACGGCGACACCGTCGTGCTCACCGCGACCGCTCCCGGCCGCGGCGGGACACGGATCGGTTTCGGCGCCGTAACCGGCACGATTCAGTCAAGGTAG